One window of Halopseudomonas maritima genomic DNA carries:
- the scpB gene encoding SMC-Scp complex subunit ScpB — translation MSMSQPPIEHIVEAALLAAGRPLSLEKLRELFDEDALPGFEDIRKALEKLAASYQGRAIELREVASGWRLQVREQYGPWVARLWEERPQRYSRALLETLSLIAYRQPITRGEIEDIRGVAVSTQIVKTLLDREWVRVVGHRDVPGRPAMYATTRQFLDYFNLRSLNELPPLAAVRDLDELDMAPELALQSPEEADAQARDGDAAGDAPWLPVEPLKPLDSEEGQSGFRNLLDELNAMEANLKSDFDDIPVADVPVLDVPVADMPVADMPVTEVSASENSALDEQSGADDSDEGQRS, via the coding sequence GTGAGCATGAGCCAGCCGCCGATTGAACACATTGTTGAGGCTGCGTTGCTGGCAGCGGGCCGGCCGTTGTCGTTGGAAAAGCTGCGTGAGTTGTTCGATGAGGATGCGCTGCCCGGCTTTGAGGATATCCGCAAGGCGCTTGAGAAGCTGGCAGCCAGCTATCAGGGGCGCGCCATCGAGCTGCGCGAGGTAGCCAGTGGTTGGCGTCTGCAGGTGCGTGAGCAGTACGGGCCCTGGGTGGCGCGGCTGTGGGAGGAGCGTCCGCAGCGCTACTCCCGCGCCTTGCTGGAAACCCTGTCGTTGATCGCCTACCGTCAGCCGATCACCCGTGGCGAAATTGAGGACATCCGTGGCGTTGCGGTCAGCACCCAGATCGTCAAGACCCTGCTGGACCGCGAGTGGGTGAGGGTGGTGGGGCATCGCGACGTACCGGGGCGCCCGGCCATGTACGCCACCACGCGGCAGTTTCTCGACTACTTTAACCTGCGCAGCCTGAACGAGCTGCCGCCGCTGGCGGCGGTGCGTGATCTGGATGAGCTGGATATGGCGCCGGAGCTGGCGCTGCAGTCACCGGAGGAGGCCGACGCCCAGGCGCGTGACGGCGACGCCGCAGGCGATGCGCCCTGGTTGCCGGTGGAGCCGCTCAAACCGCTGGATTCGGAAGAGGGCCAGAGCGGCTTTCGCAACCTGCTGGACGAGCTCAACGCCATGGAAGCCAACCTCAAGAGTGACTTTGATGACATACCGGTGGCGGACGTGCCGGTCTTGGACGTGCCGGTTGCGGACATGCCGGTTGCGGACATGCCGGTTACGGAGGTATCTGCCTCAGAAAACTCAGCCCTCGACGAGCAGTCGGGGGCTGATGATTCCGATGAAGGGCAGCGCAGCTGA
- a CDS encoding segregation and condensation protein A translates to MADPTEDAAVSPETDAAIDRSRGVGRQQELPLAVVYGEAYTEVPQDLYIPPEALEVFLEAFEGPLDLLLYLIRKQNIDILDIPVAEITRQYMTYVELMKAVRLELAAEYLVMAAMLAEIKSRLLLPRPEELDDDEGDPRAELIRRLQEYERFKKAAEDIDGLPRMGRETWAARVEVGELPSRRAHPEVSMQELLLSLSEVLRRAEMFESHQVTREALSTRERMAEVLDRLKAGQFVPFVSLFNASEGKLGVVVTFMAVLELVKEQLVDLVQSEAFAPIHVKARGEHEPAAD, encoded by the coding sequence ATGGCTGACCCGACAGAGGATGCCGCGGTCAGCCCCGAGACCGACGCCGCGATAGACCGTTCGCGCGGCGTTGGCCGGCAGCAGGAGCTGCCGCTTGCCGTTGTCTACGGCGAGGCCTACACCGAGGTCCCGCAGGACCTGTATATCCCCCCAGAAGCACTGGAAGTCTTTCTTGAGGCCTTTGAAGGCCCGCTCGACTTGCTGCTGTATCTGATCCGCAAGCAAAACATCGACATCCTCGATATTCCGGTCGCAGAGATTACCCGTCAATACATGACCTACGTCGAACTGATGAAAGCGGTGCGTCTGGAGCTGGCGGCCGAGTATCTGGTGATGGCGGCCATGCTGGCGGAGATCAAATCGCGTTTGCTGCTGCCGCGCCCGGAAGAGTTGGACGACGATGAGGGTGACCCGCGCGCCGAGCTGATCCGCCGCCTGCAGGAGTACGAGCGTTTCAAGAAGGCCGCCGAGGATATCGACGGGTTACCGCGCATGGGGCGCGAGACCTGGGCGGCACGGGTTGAGGTAGGCGAGCTGCCGAGCCGTCGCGCGCACCCGGAGGTCAGCATGCAGGAGCTGCTGCTGTCGCTGTCGGAAGTGTTGCGCCGGGCCGAGATGTTTGAAAGTCACCAGGTCACCCGCGAGGCGCTGTCCACCCGCGAGCGCATGGCTGAGGTGCTGGACCGTCTCAAGGCCGGCCAGTTTGTGCCCTTTGTCAGCCTGTTCAACGCCAGCGAGGGCAAGCTCGGGGTGGTGGTGACCTTTATGGCCGTATTGGAACTGGTCAAGGAACAACTGGTTGATCTGGTGCAGAGCGAAGCCTTTGCCCCCATTCACGTCAAGGCACGAGGTGAGCATGAGCCAGCCGCCGATTGA
- a CDS encoding tryptophan--tRNA ligase: MRPTGRLHLGHYHGVLKNWVKLQHEYECFFFAADWHALTTHYEDPQSIEQNVWDMLIDWLAAGVSGTSSTMFIQSQVPEHAELHLLMSMVTPVSWLERVPTYKDQQEKLKDRDLATYGFLGYPLLQSADILIYRAGQVPVGADQVAHVEITREVARRFNHLYGKEPGFEDKAEAAIKKMGKKAAKLYSNLRKAYQEQGDADALETARALLKEQQNITLGDQERLFGYLEGGGKVILPEPQALLTPDSKMPGLDGQKMSKSYGNTITLRDTTDEVSEKVRRMPTDPARVRRTDPGNPDKCPVYQLHQVYTDKPTHDWVQEGCRSAGIGCIDCKKPIIDAISAELSPMQQRASEYEANPDAVRVILNEGTERAREAARDTLIEVRQAMGLQYRQ, translated from the coding sequence ATGCGCCCCACCGGCCGTCTGCACCTGGGTCACTATCACGGTGTGTTGAAAAACTGGGTCAAGCTGCAGCACGAGTACGAGTGCTTTTTCTTCGCCGCCGACTGGCATGCCCTGACCACCCATTACGAAGACCCGCAGAGCATTGAACAGAACGTCTGGGACATGCTGATCGACTGGCTGGCCGCCGGCGTCAGCGGGACCTCGTCGACCATGTTCATTCAGTCTCAGGTGCCCGAGCACGCCGAGCTGCATCTGCTGATGTCGATGGTTACCCCGGTCAGCTGGCTGGAGCGTGTGCCGACCTACAAGGATCAGCAGGAAAAGCTCAAGGATCGCGACCTGGCGACCTATGGGTTCCTTGGTTATCCACTGCTGCAGAGCGCCGACATCCTGATCTACCGCGCCGGCCAGGTGCCGGTGGGTGCTGACCAGGTGGCGCACGTCGAAATCACCCGTGAGGTGGCGCGGCGCTTCAATCACCTGTACGGCAAGGAGCCGGGCTTTGAGGACAAGGCCGAAGCTGCCATCAAGAAGATGGGTAAAAAGGCCGCCAAGCTCTACTCCAACCTGCGCAAGGCCTACCAGGAGCAGGGCGACGCCGATGCACTGGAAACCGCCCGCGCGCTGCTCAAGGAGCAACAGAATATTACCTTGGGTGACCAGGAGCGTTTGTTCGGTTACCTCGAGGGCGGCGGCAAGGTGATCCTGCCGGAGCCGCAGGCGCTGTTGACGCCGGACTCCAAGATGCCGGGGCTGGATGGGCAGAAAATGTCCAAGTCCTACGGCAACACCATCACCCTGCGTGACACCACCGATGAAGTGTCGGAAAAGGTGCGTCGCATGCCGACCGATCCGGCGCGGGTGCGTCGTACCGACCCGGGTAACCCGGACAAGTGCCCGGTGTACCAGTTGCATCAGGTCTACACCGACAAGCCGACCCATGACTGGGTGCAGGAAGGCTGCCGTAGCGCCGGCATCGGCTGCATCGACTGCAAGAAGCCGATCATCGACGCCATCAGCGCCGAGCTGTCGCCCATGCAGCAGCGTGCCAGCGAGTACGAGGCCAACCCGGATGCGGTTCGCGTGATCCTCAACGAGGGGACTGAGCGCGCCCGTGAAGCGGCCCGTGACACGCTGATCGAAGTGCGTCAGGCCATGGGCCTGCAGTACCGGCAGTAA
- a CDS encoding L-threonylcarbamoyladenylate synthase, with translation MSQFFQIHPQNPQARLIRQAADVIRQGGVVAYPTDSAYALGCQLGNKNALERIRRLRQLDDKHNFTLVCRDLSELGVYAKVDNTTFRLLKATTPGPYTFILNATTEVPRLLLHPKRRTIGLRVPDHQITLDLLEALGEPLLSVTLMLPGDNLPLTDPEQIRDRLGKQIELIIDGGACMVEPTTVISLLDGEVEVLREGRGDPEPFGVSRSELHD, from the coding sequence ATGAGCCAGTTCTTCCAGATTCACCCGCAAAACCCGCAGGCACGGCTGATTCGTCAGGCCGCCGATGTTATCCGCCAGGGCGGGGTGGTGGCTTATCCCACCGATTCGGCCTACGCGCTGGGCTGTCAGCTTGGCAACAAGAACGCACTGGAGCGCATTCGGCGCCTGCGCCAGCTCGATGACAAGCACAACTTCACCCTGGTGTGTCGTGACCTGTCTGAGCTGGGTGTCTATGCCAAGGTCGACAACACCACCTTTCGTCTGCTGAAGGCGACCACCCCCGGCCCCTACACCTTTATTCTCAACGCCACCACCGAGGTGCCTCGGCTGCTGCTGCACCCCAAACGCCGCACCATCGGCCTGCGCGTGCCTGATCACCAGATCACGCTGGATCTGCTGGAGGCGCTGGGCGAGCCGCTGCTCAGCGTGACCTTGATGTTGCCCGGCGACAACCTGCCACTCACCGACCCCGAGCAAATCCGCGATCGCCTGGGCAAGCAAATTGAGCTGATTATCGACGGTGGCGCCTGCATGGTAGAGCCCACCACGGTGATCAGCCTGCTCGATGGCGAGGTTGAAGTGCTGCGCGAAGGGCGGGGCGATCCCGAGCCCTTTGGTGTCAGCCGCAGCGAGCTGCATGACTGA
- a CDS encoding PHP domain-containing protein: MIVDLHMHSTASDGSLAPAELMRRVAEAGVGMVALTDHDCIDGLPEAAETARSLGVQWVSGVEMSAQWFGHTLHILGYGFDPDAPVLTEALAAVRDGRWRRAEQISERLAGKRMPGAFDGAVAAQRAAGGDVSQPPGRPHFAEWMVQAGYVRDHGEAFRKWLGAGKLGDIRQHWPTLEEVVEQLRGAGGMAVVAHPWHYGLTRSKLRALLRQFAAAGGRGIEVVNGKQPVDQVAYLGKLAVEFGFLASCGSDFHNPASPWTALGRMTALPPDCTPVWQTSLFP, from the coding sequence TTGATTGTTGACCTGCACATGCACAGTACCGCCTCCGATGGCAGCCTGGCGCCGGCCGAGCTGATGCGACGTGTGGCCGAGGCAGGGGTGGGGATGGTTGCGCTGACCGATCATGACTGCATTGATGGCCTGCCCGAAGCGGCCGAGACCGCGCGCAGCCTGGGCGTGCAGTGGGTGAGCGGTGTCGAGATGTCCGCGCAATGGTTTGGGCATACCCTGCATATCCTCGGATACGGCTTTGACCCTGACGCGCCGGTGCTGACAGAGGCTCTGGCAGCAGTACGTGACGGGCGCTGGCGGCGGGCCGAGCAGATTAGCGAGCGACTGGCCGGCAAGCGCATGCCCGGCGCCTTTGACGGCGCGGTGGCGGCGCAGCGGGCGGCCGGCGGCGATGTGTCGCAGCCCCCAGGGCGTCCGCACTTTGCTGAGTGGATGGTGCAGGCCGGCTATGTGCGTGACCACGGTGAGGCGTTTCGCAAGTGGCTGGGCGCGGGCAAGCTGGGCGATATTCGCCAGCACTGGCCGACGCTGGAAGAGGTGGTTGAGCAGCTGCGTGGCGCTGGCGGCATGGCGGTGGTGGCGCACCCCTGGCATTACGGCCTGACACGCAGCAAGTTGCGCGCCCTGCTGCGCCAGTTTGCCGCTGCCGGTGGCCGCGGCATTGAGGTGGTCAATGGCAAGCAGCCGGTCGACCAGGTGGCCTATCTGGGCAAGCTGGCGGTTGAGTTCGGTTTTCTTGCCAGTTGCGGGAGTGATTTTCACAACCCGGCATCACCCTGGACGGCACTGGGCCGAATGACCGCATTGCCGCCAGACTGCACGCCGGTCTGGCAGACCAGTTTGTTTCCCTGA
- a CDS encoding YciI family protein: MLYAIMATDKPDSLSDRLAARPDHLARLQQLQDQGRLLLAGPHPAVDSNDPGSAGFTGSLVVAEFPSLQDAQRWAEADPYVAAGVYEQVSIKPFKRVFPT, from the coding sequence ATGCTCTACGCCATCATGGCTACAGACAAACCTGACAGCCTGAGCGACCGCCTGGCCGCCCGCCCCGACCACCTCGCCCGCTTGCAGCAGCTGCAAGACCAGGGTCGCCTGCTACTGGCTGGCCCGCACCCGGCCGTCGACAGCAACGACCCGGGCAGCGCCGGCTTTACCGGCAGCCTGGTGGTCGCCGAGTTTCCATCGCTGCAGGACGCGCAGCGCTGGGCCGAGGCAGACCCCTATGTGGCAGCCGGGGTCTATGAGCAAGTCAGCATCAAACCCTTCAAACGCGTTTTCCCGACCTGA
- a CDS encoding response regulator, with product MTPVLIIDDDQELCELLRDWLATERFTLTAAHDGPSGLAAARADNYAAIILDVMLPGMNGLEILRELRQHCQTPLLMLSARGEPVDRILGLELGADDYLAKPCDPRELVARLRALLRRSQPSADAGSEELSHGNLRLDTGNLMAWQDDEPLQLTQSEALILRALMARPGQVVDRQTLSREALGKPLGSYDRSLDMHISNLRRKLGPHPEGRPRIQSIRGRGYLLGT from the coding sequence CTGACACCCGTCCTGATCATCGATGACGACCAGGAGCTCTGCGAGCTGCTGCGCGACTGGTTGGCCACCGAACGCTTTACACTAACTGCCGCCCACGACGGCCCCAGCGGCCTCGCCGCTGCCCGCGCCGACAACTACGCCGCGATTATCCTGGATGTCATGCTGCCCGGCATGAACGGCCTGGAGATCCTCCGCGAGCTACGCCAACACTGCCAAACACCGCTATTGATGCTGAGCGCCCGTGGCGAGCCGGTGGACCGTATCTTGGGGTTGGAGCTGGGCGCTGACGACTATCTTGCCAAACCCTGCGACCCGCGCGAGCTAGTCGCCAGGCTGCGGGCGCTGCTGCGACGCAGCCAACCCAGCGCCGATGCTGGCAGCGAAGAGCTGAGCCACGGCAACCTACGCCTGGACACTGGCAACCTGATGGCCTGGCAAGACGACGAGCCACTGCAGTTGACGCAAAGTGAAGCGCTGATCCTCCGTGCGTTGATGGCGCGACCCGGGCAGGTTGTCGACCGCCAGACGCTGTCACGCGAGGCGCTGGGCAAGCCACTTGGCAGCTACGACCGCAGCCTCGACATGCATATCAGCAACCTGCGACGCAAACTCGGCCCGCACCCGGAGGGGCGCCCGCGGATTCAGTCCATTCGCGGGCGTGGCTACCTGCTTGGCACTTGA
- a CDS encoding Spy/CpxP family protein refolding chaperone: MKKTLIAATVLLTTGLCGAVIAGSSHDNPPPRERGFERMADELQLSDEQKAQLEQIREEEHEKLKTLREESKARFDAVLTAEQRQKMEELHEQRRERMEERRAGREGREHHKRCEDSTN; encoded by the coding sequence ATGAAAAAGACACTGATTGCTGCCACCGTGCTGCTGACCACCGGCCTGTGCGGCGCCGTAATAGCGGGTTCCAGCCACGACAACCCGCCGCCGCGCGAGCGTGGCTTCGAGCGTATGGCTGACGAGCTGCAACTGAGCGATGAGCAAAAAGCGCAGCTGGAACAGATTCGCGAAGAAGAGCACGAAAAACTCAAAACCCTGCGCGAAGAGAGCAAGGCACGTTTCGACGCCGTGCTGACCGCTGAGCAGCGGCAGAAAATGGAAGAGCTGCATGAACAGCGCCGCGAGCGCATGGAAGAACGCCGCGCAGGCCGTGAGGGCCGAGAGCACCACAAGCGATGCGAAGACAGCACCAACTAA